From the genome of Niabella agricola, one region includes:
- a CDS encoding LamG domain-containing protein, whose protein sequence is MKHLLVLIFLIPVALPSPAQSLNDSLLLYLPFNGNANDASGHNNNGMVYNATPATDRFGNANSAYNFNGSDSHIDIPASPSLSKIYTSNEITIAAWINIRNWYNNWNVFAVFEQYDPATDWGSVLLEANWASGGILFESGYNTNYVGGNYTWNFNQWHHLAVTYSKLTDSAKFYVDGNLVDAKEYHEAFSPDNVNTYSIGRSLSGPDEYSDGIIDEVRIYNRALKESELLTLPIVTEGPPLPVTFGAITAAITGNTLLVYFTSLAENSNDRFIIEASPDGRQFKEIGTLNASRGSSDIPVPYSFRLDLHNLGFAGISLLAILLLPLHHKRRKQLTVAVFTGAVLLLSCTRTSMEMPSKAPGNMYIRIAQVDKDGTKTYSKIILASRN, encoded by the coding sequence ATGAAACATCTTCTTGTCTTGATTTTTCTTATACCCGTCGCGCTGCCATCCCCGGCACAATCACTCAACGACAGTTTGTTACTTTACCTGCCCTTCAACGGCAATGCCAATGATGCAAGCGGCCACAACAATAACGGCATGGTGTACAATGCTACGCCTGCCACGGACCGGTTCGGCAATGCGAATTCCGCCTACAATTTTAACGGCTCCGACTCCCATATTGACATACCTGCAAGCCCGTCGCTTTCCAAAATATACACTTCTAATGAAATAACCATCGCAGCCTGGATCAATATCCGGAACTGGTATAACAACTGGAACGTGTTCGCTGTTTTTGAACAGTATGATCCTGCTACAGACTGGGGATCGGTACTTTTGGAGGCAAACTGGGCCTCCGGAGGTATCCTGTTTGAATCCGGTTATAATACCAACTATGTTGGCGGCAATTACACCTGGAATTTTAACCAGTGGCATCACCTGGCGGTAACTTACAGCAAGCTCACGGACTCCGCTAAATTTTACGTGGATGGCAACCTGGTAGACGCTAAGGAGTATCATGAAGCCTTTAGCCCGGATAATGTAAATACCTATTCCATCGGGCGCAGCCTAAGCGGGCCCGATGAATACAGCGATGGCATTATAGACGAAGTCCGCATTTACAACCGTGCTTTAAAAGAAAGTGAATTATTAACATTACCCATTGTTACTGAAGGCCCGCCCCTGCCCGTAACCTTTGGAGCCATTACAGCAGCCATCACCGGAAATACGTTGCTGGTTTATTTTACCAGTCTTGCGGAAAACAGCAACGACCGCTTTATTATTGAAGCTTCCCCGGATGGCAGGCAGTTTAAAGAAATAGGAACACTTAACGCTTCCCGCGGCAGCTCCGATATACCTGTACCATATAGTTTTCGTCTTGACTTGCACAATCTGGGGTTTGCCGGCATTAGCCTGTTGGCGATCCTGCTGTTACCGCTGCATCATAAACGCCGCAAGCAGCTTACGGTGGCCGTTTTTACGGGTGCGGTACTATTGCTTTCCTGTACCAGAACTTCCATGGAAATGCCATCTAAAGCACCCGGGAATATGTATATACGAATCGCACAGGTAGACAAGGACGGAACAAAAACATACAGTAAAATCATACTGGCCTCCAGGAATTAA
- a CDS encoding ATP-binding protein: MLVLLYCCSFNFQVHAQQEAEHDMLRGNIARAATDSLKVAALYAYMKTNLNNNTSDFEPYIKQMIFLSKRIKFKWGLSTAYILGLSYYKNQGKFELALKYADSVVIVTKGDTAADMRTNMGHMYNNRGNLYYNIDDYENALKDYFQAERIFRELHHKMMASTYTGIANCFMKLKNHSRAFEYSKKAVAIARDFGDDRALATNMMNLASAYMNTDNYVKADSLLNIVWPIVWKLQNSKSFYLYYYGLGNLESDYKKDTLKALNYYRKSYSYALENEDVWQQGQALDFIIHYELSLKHKGVKADIDKLYKMASRNSLEENRASALNYYAIWYNEQGHYRKAYTYQKQFQMLSDSLYSNEIQEKTAMMEIRFRVANKDQEIHQLRANEKIQQLNIRQKNALNYMLTGGALVLFGISILGYHNYKNRQKFQQAKIDELEAEKQLAATEAVLKGEEQERTRLAKDLHDGLGGMLSGVKYSLSSIKGNMVLTPDNARAFERSIDMLDSSIREMRRVAHNMMPEVLVKYGLNVALQEFCDEIDRSSAVHVSYQSVGIGDAAVEQTVSVTIYRIIQELINNAIKHAYAQNILVQLHISGPEKRLTITVEDDGKGFDKNQLSTARGMGWSNIQNRVDFLKGKIDLHSEPGKGTSVLIEVDI; encoded by the coding sequence ATGTTGGTGCTGCTATACTGCTGCAGCTTTAATTTTCAGGTGCATGCGCAGCAAGAAGCGGAGCATGATATGCTCCGGGGCAATATTGCAAGGGCAGCAACCGATAGTTTAAAGGTAGCGGCCCTGTATGCATATATGAAGACCAACCTGAATAACAATACCTCCGATTTTGAGCCTTATATAAAGCAGATGATTTTTTTGAGCAAAAGAATCAAATTTAAATGGGGCTTAAGTACCGCCTATATACTGGGCCTGTCCTATTACAAAAACCAGGGAAAATTTGAGTTGGCACTGAAATATGCTGACTCTGTTGTCATTGTTACAAAGGGCGACACTGCTGCGGATATGCGCACCAATATGGGGCATATGTACAACAACCGGGGAAACCTGTATTATAATATCGATGATTATGAAAACGCTTTGAAAGATTATTTTCAGGCGGAAAGAATTTTCAGGGAGCTGCATCATAAAATGATGGCCAGTACATACACAGGCATTGCTAATTGCTTTATGAAATTAAAGAATCATTCACGGGCATTTGAATATTCCAAAAAAGCAGTTGCTATAGCAAGAGATTTTGGAGATGACCGTGCACTGGCAACGAATATGATGAACCTGGCCAGTGCATATATGAATACAGACAATTATGTGAAGGCCGACTCTTTATTAAATATTGTGTGGCCCATTGTATGGAAATTGCAGAATTCTAAAAGCTTTTACCTGTATTATTATGGTTTGGGTAATTTGGAATCGGATTATAAAAAGGATACTTTAAAGGCGCTGAATTATTATCGGAAATCCTACAGCTATGCCCTGGAAAATGAGGATGTTTGGCAACAGGGACAGGCACTTGATTTTATAATACACTATGAACTAAGTTTAAAACATAAAGGTGTTAAAGCTGATATCGATAAGTTGTATAAAATGGCCAGCCGGAACAGTCTTGAGGAAAATAGAGCTTCTGCTTTAAATTATTATGCCATCTGGTATAATGAACAGGGCCATTACCGGAAGGCATATACATATCAAAAGCAGTTTCAAATGTTGTCTGATAGCCTGTATTCAAATGAAATTCAGGAAAAAACCGCTATGATGGAAATCCGTTTCCGGGTTGCCAACAAGGACCAGGAGATTCATCAGTTAAGGGCAAATGAAAAAATACAACAGCTGAATATTCGCCAGAAGAATGCGTTGAATTATATGCTAACGGGCGGGGCGCTGGTGCTGTTTGGTATTTCAATACTTGGTTACCATAATTATAAAAACCGCCAAAAGTTTCAGCAAGCAAAAATTGATGAGTTGGAGGCAGAAAAACAACTTGCTGCTACAGAGGCGGTGCTGAAAGGTGAGGAGCAGGAGCGTACCCGCCTGGCCAAAGACCTGCACGACGGGCTGGGTGGCATGCTGAGCGGCGTTAAGTATTCTTTGAGCAGTATCAAGGGGAACATGGTGCTGACGCCTGACAATGCACGGGCTTTTGAACGCAGCATTGATATGCTGGATAGCAGTATCCGGGAAATGCGCCGTGTGGCCCATAACATGATGCCCGAAGTACTGGTAAAATACGGATTGAACGTGGCGTTGCAGGAATTCTGTGATGAAATAGACCGGAGCAGCGCCGTACATGTCAGCTATCAGTCGGTGGGCATCGGTGATGCCGCCGTTGAGCAAACGGTTTCGGTTACCATTTATCGTATTATACAGGAGCTGATAAACAATGCCATCAAACATGCCTATGCGCAAAATATACTGGTACAGTTACACATATCAGGACCCGAAAAACGGTTGACGATTACGGTGGAGGATGATGGGAAAGGATTTGACAAAAATCAGCTTTCTACCGCGCGGGGTATGGGCTGGAGTAATATTCAGAACCGGGTTGATTTTCTGAAAGGGAAAATAGACCTGCATTCAGAGCCGGGCAAGGGAACATCCGTTCTAATTGAGGTTGATATCTGA
- a CDS encoding MBL fold metallo-hydrolase, with amino-acid sequence MLRQIAPEVFQISLMPRNSINCYIIEGVLVDSGIRSSYTTVKSALRKIPVYQHILTHAHADHQGCSDQICAEFAIPLRCHPDEVFRTETGMVTNDYPTPQHWVAKFQQKYWAGQGHKVERTIVENDRIGSFRVIETPGHSAGHISLFRERDGVLIMGDAATNMNLLTTATGLRLPPNIFTSDQQRNIKSLQKLAKLNPSIVCFGHGPIMRNTDRKFEQFVAKCCAAV; translated from the coding sequence ATGCTACGTCAAATTGCTCCCGAAGTGTTCCAGATTTCACTGATGCCGCGAAATAGTATCAATTGCTATATTATCGAAGGGGTATTGGTAGACTCCGGAATACGAAGTTCCTATACCACTGTAAAGAGCGCGCTCCGGAAAATTCCCGTTTATCAACATATACTAACGCATGCGCATGCAGATCACCAGGGCTGTAGCGATCAGATATGTGCTGAGTTCGCGATCCCCTTACGCTGTCATCCCGATGAAGTTTTCAGGACAGAAACGGGTATGGTAACCAACGACTATCCCACTCCACAACATTGGGTAGCAAAGTTTCAACAAAAGTACTGGGCAGGGCAGGGACATAAAGTCGAACGGACAATTGTAGAAAACGACAGGATCGGAAGCTTTCGGGTAATAGAGACGCCCGGCCATTCGGCGGGTCATATTTCTTTATTCCGTGAGCGAGACGGTGTGCTGATAATGGGAGATGCGGCGACAAATATGAACCTGCTCACAACCGCAACGGGTCTACGGCTTCCGCCCAACATATTCACCTCGGATCAGCAACGCAACATTAAATCGCTCCAGAAGTTAGCAAAACTAAACCCTTCCATTGTCTGCTTCGGTCACGGACCGATCATGCGGAATACAGATCGGAAGTTTGAACAATTTGTGGCTAAATGTTGCGCGGCTGTTTAA
- a CDS encoding SDR family oxidoreductase — protein sequence MKVFVTGASGFVGTAVVRELLKAGHQVLGLARSKASADQLEAAGAQVHYGNLEDLDSLRQGAAESDGVIHCGFVHDFTRFAEVCAIDERAIETIANVLTGTDRPLIVTSGTALVRPGKVATEDMPSPFNPAWPRASEHAAEAATVAGVRAAILRLPPSVHGEEDKHGFIPILVNLAREKGFSAYIGEGQNRWNAGHRLDAALLYRLALEQATPGARFHANTEEGVTVKSIAEAIGQQLNLPVKSISAEQAAEHFGWFAHMAAIDCPSSSKWTQVHLNWRPSNPLLLNDIENGIYTQ from the coding sequence ATGAAAGTATTTGTTACAGGAGCCTCCGGCTTTGTAGGCACCGCTGTTGTACGGGAATTATTAAAGGCGGGCCACCAGGTGCTGGGGCTGGCGCGATCAAAAGCATCTGCAGACCAATTAGAAGCAGCGGGCGCTCAGGTTCATTACGGCAACCTGGAAGACCTGGATAGTCTTCGACAAGGCGCAGCCGAAAGCGATGGTGTCATCCACTGCGGTTTTGTCCACGATTTTACCCGCTTTGCCGAAGTTTGCGCCATCGATGAGCGGGCCATAGAAACGATAGCCAACGTACTGACGGGTACAGACCGCCCGTTAATTGTCACTTCAGGGACTGCATTGGTAAGGCCTGGGAAAGTTGCGACTGAAGACATGCCTTCACCATTCAACCCCGCCTGGCCCCGTGCTTCAGAACACGCGGCGGAAGCAGCCACGGTTGCAGGCGTGCGTGCGGCTATTCTGCGGTTGCCGCCTTCGGTGCATGGGGAGGAAGATAAACACGGCTTTATCCCCATCCTGGTAAACCTGGCGCGGGAAAAAGGTTTCTCAGCCTACATCGGCGAAGGCCAGAACCGCTGGAACGCCGGGCACCGGTTGGACGCTGCGTTACTGTACCGTTTAGCGTTGGAGCAAGCAACGCCCGGAGCACGTTTCCACGCCAATACAGAGGAAGGTGTAACCGTTAAAAGCATTGCCGAAGCCATTGGTCAACAATTGAACCTGCCAGTAAAATCCATCTCCGCTGAACAAGCCGCCGAGCATTTTGGCTGGTTTGCCCATATGGCAGCCATCGACTGTCCATCTTCCAGCAAATGGACGCAGGTACACCTGAACTGGCGCCCGTCAAACCCGCTCTTGTTAAATGATATCGAAAACGGCATTTATACTCAATAA
- a CDS encoding DUF998 domain-containing protein, translated as MRSLSLYDNKALPPLSLMQKMLLCCGILSSVVYIAANVICVLLYKNYSPVSQTVSELSAIGAPTRKLWVSLMVPYSLLMVVFGWGVRQSARGYRRLEIVGIILIANAVIGFFWPPMHQREVLAAGGATLSDTLHIVFTIAAVFLIILAIAFGGASLSGWFRIYSAGTLVTLVVAGLLSSIGGSKIAANLPTPWIGIWERINIGVFMLWIIILAVALLRRKPTMPPGEIGNMLSDCE; from the coding sequence ATGAGATCACTCTCGTTATATGATAATAAGGCACTGCCGCCACTCAGCCTGATGCAAAAAATGCTGTTATGCTGCGGCATTCTGTCTTCAGTCGTTTATATTGCTGCAAATGTTATTTGTGTATTGCTGTATAAAAATTATAGCCCGGTATCCCAAACTGTAAGTGAGCTATCGGCAATAGGCGCTCCTACTCGGAAACTATGGGTGTCTCTGATGGTACCTTATTCGTTATTGATGGTCGTTTTTGGCTGGGGAGTAAGGCAATCGGCTAGGGGCTATCGTCGTCTTGAAATCGTTGGAATCATACTGATTGCTAATGCTGTCATCGGTTTTTTCTGGCCTCCAATGCATCAACGTGAAGTGCTGGCAGCTGGTGGCGCAACGCTAAGCGATACACTGCATATCGTTTTTACTATAGCAGCAGTTTTTCTTATCATACTGGCCATCGCTTTCGGCGGTGCATCTTTGAGCGGGTGGTTTCGTATTTATTCTGCCGGCACATTGGTAACCCTTGTTGTCGCAGGTCTTTTGAGTAGTATCGGGGGATCAAAGATCGCTGCCAACCTGCCTACACCCTGGATCGGAATATGGGAACGTATTAATATCGGCGTTTTTATGCTTTGGATCATAATACTGGCTGTTGCCCTTTTACGAAGAAAACCGACCATGCCGCCGGGGGAAATCGGTAATATGTTGTCTGATTGTGAATAA
- a CDS encoding NAD(P)H-binding protein produces the protein MKLIITGSLGNIGKPLTEILVAQRHDVTVVSSNRNKQAAIEALGASAAIGSIADVDFLTALFRDADAVYAMIPLSFTEPDAGDYLRRMARNYVQALKAAKTKRVVVMSGWVADLIKAENVESEFEGLEASITAMRPGSFYTNFYQSIDLIKGKGLMGKLLTLRYSGLWALLTGKTGLLMGNYGGDDRIIFVSPKDIADAVAEELVLIPEQNTIRYVGSEELTCNEAARIIGTAINKPWLKWVLLTDKAMLQGLKMAKVPQKLAETLVEMQAAMHSGKPLENFHRNQPKMGNVKLSAFAKEFAQVYQQK, from the coding sequence ATGAAACTTATTATAACTGGCTCTTTGGGTAATATCGGCAAACCGCTGACGGAAATACTGGTAGCCCAGAGACACGATGTAACTGTAGTGAGTAGTAACAGGAATAAACAGGCAGCCATCGAAGCCCTGGGGGCTTCGGCTGCCATCGGCTCCATCGCCGATGTTGATTTCCTTACAGCCCTGTTCCGGGACGCGGATGCGGTTTATGCGATGATCCCGCTCAGCTTTACCGAACCGGATGCCGGCGATTATCTACGCCGGATGGCTCGGAATTACGTACAGGCACTAAAGGCAGCAAAGACGAAGCGTGTTGTCGTAATGAGTGGTTGGGTAGCCGATCTGATAAAAGCCGAAAATGTGGAAAGCGAGTTTGAGGGTCTGGAGGCTTCTATTACCGCTATGCGTCCCGGATCATTTTACACAAATTTTTACCAGAGTATCGACCTGATCAAAGGGAAAGGCCTGATGGGCAAACTGCTTACGCTACGCTATTCAGGCCTTTGGGCATTACTGACCGGAAAGACCGGCCTGCTGATGGGCAACTATGGCGGAGATGACCGGATCATTTTTGTTTCGCCAAAAGACATTGCCGATGCAGTTGCCGAAGAACTTGTATTGATACCAGAGCAAAACACGATCCGGTATGTGGGCAGCGAGGAACTGACCTGTAACGAAGCGGCCCGCATCATCGGAACGGCAATTAATAAGCCCTGGCTGAAATGGGTATTACTGACAGATAAAGCCATGCTGCAGGGGTTAAAAATGGCTAAAGTGCCCCAAAAGCTAGCCGAAACACTGGTGGAGATGCAGGCTGCCATGCACAGTGGCAAACCACTGGAAAATTTTCATCGAAATCAACCGAAAATGGGCAACGTTAAACTTTCAGCATTCGCAAAGGAGTTTGCCCAGGTATACCAGCAAAAATAA
- a CDS encoding response regulator, which produces MKASVFIVDDHYMVIEGIRSLLQHEKDIDWMGHANSAASCLVFLKQQQPDVLLMDINLPDQSGTDLCKEVKRLFPAVFVLGLSTFNQQAVIRNMMDNGASGYLLKNADKEELLEAIQIVMAGKTYFSLEAVASLKETGQALPAITRREKEVLLLIARGLTNAEIAEQLFISVPTVNTHRKSLLEKFDAKNTAILISKAVRQGMV; this is translated from the coding sequence ATGAAAGCAAGCGTATTTATAGTGGATGACCATTATATGGTGATCGAAGGCATCCGTTCGTTGTTGCAGCATGAAAAAGATATTGATTGGATGGGGCACGCCAACAGTGCCGCCTCCTGCCTGGTCTTTTTGAAACAGCAACAACCGGATGTATTGCTTATGGATATCAATTTGCCTGACCAGAGCGGCACCGATTTGTGCAAAGAAGTAAAGCGGTTGTTTCCGGCTGTGTTTGTACTGGGGCTCAGCACGTTCAACCAACAGGCGGTCATCCGAAATATGATGGATAATGGCGCTTCCGGTTACCTTTTAAAGAACGCCGATAAGGAAGAGCTGCTCGAAGCGATTCAGATAGTGATGGCGGGCAAAACTTACTTTAGCCTGGAGGCCGTAGCCTCATTAAAAGAAACCGGCCAGGCCCTTCCTGCGATCACAAGACGCGAAAAGGAGGTATTGCTGCTAATAGCCAGAGGACTTACCAATGCGGAAATAGCGGAGCAACTTTTTATCAGTGTTCCCACCGTAAATACCCACCGTAAAAGCCTTCTTGAAAAATTTGATGCAAAGAACACCGCCATCCTTATCAGTAAGGCCGTTCGTCAGGGAATGGTGTAG
- a CDS encoding alpha-L-rhamnosidase-related protein, with product MKTNKPLYLVIPLLLCILNTGWAQVAPSQQPWNARWIAAGNDDGTQYGVYYFRKAVILDKRPGSFIVHLSADNQYKLYVNDTLVSAGPARGDLSNWYYETIDLAPYLKTGKNIIAAMVYNEAQFRPEAQVTLRTAFILQGHTRTEELLNTDKTWKCTRDAAFTPIPGYYFAASKGQLVDMNKVISGWTKIQYDDHSWNFASELFEGKLKGHSDGFAWMLIPSDIPPRERSYQRIPELRTVQGLRASNKFPSVKSDQVIPAHSTAVLLLDQSFLTNAYLTLVFSGGKNAGISIGYAESLFDNITKNGMRKSNRNEVAGKDFSGRTDSILSNGTSGQTFTSLNFRTFRYIQLRVRTEGDPLVINDIYGVFTGYPFQQTATFRSRNNDFKQLLDIGWRTCRLNAYDTYTDCPYYEQLQYIGDTRIQAMVSYYYSGDDRLARHALNLIDNSRLPEGITLSRYPTHSAQIISTFSLWYIGMLHDYWYYRNDSSFVKNKLAGTRAILDFFTRYQGADGSLSNTPYWTFVDWASGKDWFVGAPPRGDDGSSAIIDMQLLWAYQWAMQMEAQLGISYYADLYQKKARQLKATIKARYWDAGKGLFADTKDKKHFSQHANALAILTGIPEKKDIPSICDQLLHNDVLTQCTIYFKYYLHMALVKGGRGDDYLNWLDVWYNNVKMGLTTWAEVSDLYTTRSDCHAWGSSPNIEFFRTILGIDSDSPGFNKIKIRPHLGNLKDASGEIPHPKGKISASYQLDGNRWMIHITIPPGTSGALIWNGKTYVLDRERTQLQLSK from the coding sequence ATGAAAACTAACAAACCGCTTTACCTGGTGATCCCTTTGTTATTATGTATCCTGAATACAGGATGGGCACAGGTAGCGCCGTCACAGCAGCCCTGGAATGCCCGGTGGATCGCCGCCGGCAATGACGATGGTACGCAATACGGAGTGTATTATTTTCGAAAAGCCGTAATCCTCGATAAACGCCCCGGCTCTTTTATCGTGCACCTCTCGGCAGATAATCAGTATAAATTGTACGTAAATGATACGCTGGTTTCTGCCGGACCGGCAAGAGGTGATTTGTCTAATTGGTATTATGAAACCATTGATCTTGCTCCCTATCTGAAAACAGGTAAAAACATCATTGCAGCAATGGTATATAACGAAGCCCAGTTCCGGCCTGAAGCACAGGTAACGTTAAGAACCGCTTTTATACTACAGGGACATACCCGTACCGAGGAGCTGCTGAACACCGATAAAACCTGGAAGTGTACCCGGGACGCAGCGTTTACGCCAATACCAGGATATTATTTTGCAGCCAGTAAAGGGCAGCTGGTAGATATGAATAAGGTGATCAGTGGATGGACGAAGATTCAATACGACGACCATAGCTGGAATTTTGCTTCAGAGCTTTTTGAGGGAAAACTCAAAGGGCACTCCGACGGATTTGCCTGGATGCTGATCCCGTCTGACATTCCTCCGCGGGAAAGGAGCTACCAAAGAATCCCGGAATTAAGAACCGTTCAGGGCTTAAGAGCCTCAAATAAGTTTCCGTCTGTCAAAAGCGACCAGGTGATCCCCGCCCACAGTACGGCCGTTCTCCTGCTCGATCAGTCCTTCCTGACCAATGCCTATCTTACCCTGGTATTCAGCGGCGGAAAAAACGCCGGTATTTCCATCGGCTATGCCGAATCGTTATTCGATAATATTACAAAGAATGGTATGCGCAAGAGCAACCGGAACGAAGTTGCAGGAAAAGATTTTTCGGGCAGAACGGACAGCATTCTCTCCAATGGAACCAGCGGGCAAACATTCACTTCTCTTAATTTCAGGACCTTCCGGTATATACAACTACGGGTCAGAACAGAAGGCGATCCACTTGTTATCAATGATATTTACGGGGTGTTTACCGGCTATCCGTTTCAACAAACAGCCACCTTCCGCAGCAGGAATAATGATTTTAAACAGCTACTGGACATTGGATGGAGAACCTGCCGTTTAAATGCCTATGATACCTATACGGATTGCCCCTATTATGAGCAGTTACAATACATCGGCGATACCCGTATCCAGGCAATGGTATCCTACTACTATAGCGGAGATGACCGCCTGGCACGGCATGCGCTGAACCTGATCGATAATTCCCGCTTACCGGAGGGTATCACACTCAGCCGTTATCCTACCCACAGCGCCCAGATCATTTCTACGTTTTCACTTTGGTATATCGGCATGCTTCATGATTATTGGTATTACCGGAATGACAGTTCTTTTGTTAAAAACAAACTTGCCGGCACCAGGGCCATCCTCGATTTTTTTACCAGGTATCAGGGAGCAGACGGGTCACTATCCAATACTCCTTACTGGACATTTGTGGACTGGGCCAGCGGCAAGGACTGGTTTGTGGGCGCACCGCCCAGGGGTGATGACGGCAGCTCTGCGATCATTGACATGCAACTTCTGTGGGCTTATCAATGGGCCATGCAAATGGAAGCGCAGCTGGGGATCAGCTATTATGCAGACCTATATCAGAAAAAAGCCCGTCAATTGAAGGCCACTATTAAAGCCCGGTACTGGGATGCAGGCAAAGGGCTGTTTGCAGATACAAAAGACAAAAAACATTTCTCGCAACATGCAAACGCTCTGGCCATATTAACCGGCATCCCAGAAAAAAAAGATATTCCGTCCATATGCGACCAGCTGTTGCACAATGACGTCCTCACCCAATGTACCATCTATTTCAAATATTACCTCCATATGGCGCTGGTAAAAGGCGGACGGGGCGATGACTACCTGAACTGGTTAGATGTCTGGTATAATAATGTAAAAATGGGACTTACCACCTGGGCAGAGGTATCTGACCTCTATACAACCCGATCAGATTGTCATGCCTGGGGCAGCAGTCCTAATATTGAGTTCTTTAGAACAATCCTTGGGATAGACAGCGACAGCCCCGGTTTCAATAAAATAAAGATACGGCCGCATCTGGGCAACCTGAAAGATGCCAGCGGCGAGATACCACATCCCAAAGGAAAAATAAGTGCATCTTATCAATTAGACGGCAACAGGTGGATGATTCATATCACCATTCCTCCCGGCACCTCCGGCGCCCTGATCTGGAACGGAAAAACCTATGTATTAGATAGGGAAAGGACTCAATTACAGCTGAGTAAATAA
- a CDS encoding helix-turn-helix domain-containing protein produces the protein MSSTPLLRFSTISEYHCAAGLSKPAHPLISVVRMENVNMPIAEIPFRLVGDFYWISMKRKQHIKFRYGQQTSDFDEGVLFFMSPGQLFGVESVEHAANFQKPEGWMILIHPDFLWNTSLAKNIKQYEFFSYSVNEALYLSEKEEWMLTAIVNQIEHEYSTAIDHFSQDVIIAQLELLLTYSQRFYQRQFITHKKANHELLTRLEDYLSSYFSSGALASQGLPSVTRIAEKLNISPGYLSSILKTLTGQNMQQHLHHKLIELAKEKLTTTNLSISEIAYELGFEHLQSFSKLFKTKTNLSPLEFRTSFN, from the coding sequence ATGAGCAGTACACCGCTTCTTCGTTTCAGCACAATCAGTGAGTATCATTGTGCCGCCGGCCTGTCCAAACCGGCTCATCCGCTGATCAGTGTTGTCCGCATGGAAAATGTCAATATGCCAATTGCCGAGATCCCCTTCCGTCTGGTCGGTGATTTTTACTGGATCTCGATGAAAAGGAAACAGCATATTAAATTCCGGTACGGTCAGCAAACCAGCGACTTTGATGAAGGTGTATTGTTCTTTATGTCGCCAGGTCAGTTGTTTGGCGTGGAAAGTGTGGAGCATGCCGCGAATTTTCAAAAGCCCGAAGGCTGGATGATCCTGATCCACCCTGATTTTTTATGGAATACATCGCTCGCCAAAAATATCAAGCAGTACGAATTCTTTAGCTATTCAGTGAACGAGGCGCTGTATCTTTCCGAAAAGGAAGAATGGATGCTTACCGCGATTGTGAATCAGATCGAACACGAATACAGCACGGCTATTGACCACTTCAGCCAGGATGTGATTATTGCACAATTGGAGTTATTGTTAACTTATTCTCAACGATTCTATCAACGGCAATTTATTACCCATAAAAAAGCCAATCATGAACTGCTGACACGCCTGGAAGATTACCTGAGCAGTTATTTTAGCAGCGGTGCTTTAGCAAGCCAGGGCCTGCCGAGCGTAACGCGTATCGCCGAAAAATTGAACATTTCGCCAGGCTACCTGAGCAGCATCCTCAAAACGCTAACCGGGCAAAACATGCAGCAACACCTGCACCATAAACTGATCGAGCTGGCCAAGGAAAAACTCACCACCACCAACCTCAGCATCAGCGAGATTGCTTATGAACTCGGATTTGAGCACCTGCAGTCCTTCAGCAAATTGTTTAAAACAAAAACCAACCTGTCGCCGCTGGAATTTCGGACGTCATTCAATTGA